In bacterium, the genomic stretch ACGATGTTCGGATCCTGGCGCAGGAAGGAGCGCAGGGCGGTGGCGAAGTTGCGCCCGATCGACTCCTTCGTCTGCACCTGGTTGATGCCGGTGAGGTTGAACTCGACCGGATCCTCGGCGGTCAGGATGTTGGTCTCGGCGGTGTTGCGCGTCTGCAGCGCCGAGTAGAGGGTGTTGGTCTTGCCCGAGCCGGTAGGCCCGGTGACCAGAACCATGCCGTAGGGCTGGGCGATGGCGTCCTGGAACTTGGAAAGCGACTCGATCTCGAACCCGAGCTTGGTCATGTCCAGCATCAGGTTGTCTTTGTCCAGCAGCCGCATGACGATCTTCTCGCCGAAGATCGTCGGCAGCACCGAGACGCGGTAGTCGAGCTCTTTGTCCTTGTCGCCGATCTTGGTCTTGATCTTGATGCGACCGTCCTGGGGCAGGCGCTTCTCGGCGATGTCGAGCTTGGCCATGATCT encodes the following:
- the cpaF gene encoding Flp pilus assembly complex ATPase component, encoding KYDGSTRALELKKVMEDLGGDATDDLEVREGEPEEFDIDALADESDEAPVVRLVNIILTDAIKRGASDIHIEPYEKKYRCRYRVDGLLYEVMYPPLRLREAITSRLKIMAKLDIAEKRLPQDGRIKIKTKIGDKDKELDYRVSVLPTIFGEKIVMRLLDKDNLMLDMTKLGFEIESLSKFQDAIAQPYGMVLVTGPTGSGKTNTLYSALQTRNTAETNILTAEDPVEFNLTGINQVQTKESIGRNFATALRSFLRQDPNIV